In the genome of Saccharomonospora viridis DSM 43017, one region contains:
- a CDS encoding GntP family permease, whose amino-acid sequence MNTDEWTQTLGVGPLLGIAVAAIAVLLLLIIKLRVHAFLALVTVSIATAFATGIPADRIVDTLADGFGSTLANVALLVGLGAMLGRLLEVSGGAQSLTDSLIRRFGENRAPLALGVASLLFGFPIFFDAGLVVMLPIVFAVARRLGGGVLRYGLPAAGAFSVMHVYAPPHPGPVAASTLLGADVGLVIVFAVLLAIPTWYLTSYLYGLWIGKRIVLPAPDILGAKEPERVENPPRSSTVLGLLLLPLLLIFVNTGLSTAKDAGWVNTDAQWYGIALALGSTPIALLLTVFVASYVLGTRRGRGSDTVEKLLDSALGPVCAIILITGAGGMFGGVLRASGIGDALSGALDDVGLPVFVAAYVIATALRVAQGSATVALTTAASLVQPLITDGAFNSIELVAIVLALAAGSVTAGHVNDSGFWLVGRFFQMDVKTTLKTWTVMQTTIGLVGFALSGVLFLVA is encoded by the coding sequence ATGAACACCGACGAGTGGACACAGACCCTCGGCGTCGGCCCCCTGCTCGGCATCGCCGTGGCCGCGATCGCGGTACTGCTTCTCCTCATCATCAAACTGCGGGTGCACGCCTTCCTCGCACTCGTGACGGTGAGCATCGCGACCGCCTTCGCCACCGGCATCCCAGCCGATCGGATCGTGGACACGCTCGCCGACGGTTTCGGCTCGACGCTGGCCAACGTGGCCCTTCTGGTCGGGCTGGGCGCCATGCTCGGCAGGCTGCTGGAGGTCAGCGGCGGGGCACAATCGCTCACCGACTCCCTGATCCGACGGTTCGGGGAGAACCGGGCACCACTGGCGCTCGGTGTCGCGTCGCTGCTGTTCGGTTTCCCGATCTTCTTCGACGCCGGGCTCGTGGTCATGCTGCCCATCGTGTTCGCCGTGGCCCGCAGACTCGGCGGCGGCGTGTTGCGTTACGGCTTGCCCGCAGCGGGCGCGTTCTCCGTCATGCACGTCTACGCGCCACCGCATCCAGGACCGGTGGCGGCGAGCACACTGCTCGGCGCCGACGTCGGACTGGTGATCGTGTTCGCCGTCCTACTCGCGATTCCGACGTGGTACCTCACCAGCTACCTCTACGGCCTGTGGATCGGTAAGCGCATCGTGCTGCCCGCCCCGGACATTCTCGGCGCCAAGGAGCCCGAACGCGTCGAGAATCCACCCCGGTCGAGCACCGTCCTGGGCCTGTTGCTGCTTCCCCTGCTGCTCATCTTCGTCAACACCGGGCTGAGCACCGCCAAAGACGCGGGCTGGGTGAACACCGACGCACAGTGGTACGGCATAGCCCTCGCGCTCGGCTCCACCCCGATCGCACTGCTGCTCACCGTGTTCGTCGCGAGCTACGTACTCGGCACCCGCCGTGGCCGCGGTTCGGACACCGTGGAGAAGCTGCTCGATTCCGCACTCGGTCCCGTATGCGCGATCATCCTCATCACCGGTGCCGGCGGCATGTTCGGCGGGGTGTTGCGGGCCAGCGGTATCGGTGACGCCCTGTCGGGCGCGCTGGACGACGTGGGGCTTCCGGTCTTCGTGGCCGCCTACGTTATCGCCACGGCGCTGCGGGTCGCCCAAGGATCGGCGACGGTCGCCCTGACCACCGCGGCGAGCCTGGTACAGCCCCTGATAACCGACGGCGCGTTCAACTCGATCGAACTCGTGGCGATCGTGCTCGCCCTCGCCGCGGGATCGGTGACGGCGGGGCACGTCAACGACTCGGGATTCTGGCTGGTAGGCCGCTTCTTCCAGATGGACGTCAAGACCACGCTCAAAACCTGGACGGTCATGCAGACCACCATCGGTCTCGTGGGTTTCGCCCTGTCCGGCGTCCTGTTCCTGGTGGCCTGA
- a CDS encoding TetR/AcrR family transcriptional regulator, translating to MPADTPATPARRTRLTPERERELFTAVVDLVREQGYDALTMDAVAARTKSSKATLYRQWESKPKLVATALRHLADKIPTDVDTGSLVGDLRHMVDTFIDQATEDTALLNGLAHAVSKDEELWQALYELHIRPGLEALDTVLQRGIERGELSPDNPAKEFVPHLIFGAFSTRKLIENRTADAEYMQRYLTAVVFPALGVSDWPTA from the coding sequence ATGCCCGCTGACACCCCCGCCACCCCGGCTCGACGTACCCGACTGACACCGGAACGCGAACGGGAGCTGTTCACCGCGGTGGTGGATCTCGTGCGCGAGCAGGGGTACGACGCACTCACCATGGATGCCGTCGCGGCACGGACGAAGTCCAGCAAGGCCACGCTCTATCGCCAATGGGAGAGCAAACCGAAGCTGGTCGCCACCGCTCTGCGTCACCTGGCGGACAAAATCCCCACCGATGTCGACACCGGGTCATTGGTCGGCGATCTACGACACATGGTGGACACGTTCATCGACCAAGCCACCGAGGACACCGCACTACTGAACGGCCTGGCACACGCCGTCTCCAAGGACGAGGAACTGTGGCAGGCACTGTACGAATTGCACATTCGACCCGGTCTGGAGGCACTCGACACCGTCCTACAGCGAGGAATCGAGCGGGGCGAGCTGAGTCCGGACAATCCCGCGAAGGAGTTCGTCCCTCACCTGATCTTCGGTGCGTTCAGCACCAGGAAATTGATCGAGAACCGGACGGCGGACGCCGAATACATGCAGCGTTACCTCACAGCCGTGGTGTTCCCTGCGCTCGGCGTCTCTGACTGGCCCACCGCGTAA
- a CDS encoding MMPL family transporter, whose translation MATWLYRLGRFAFRRRGLVALLWIVVLAAVGGATLSTSSTASTSISIPGTEAQQAAELMEERFPGSKTDGATARVVLQAPDGEQITAPEYQAAIGDVAAELAQGKQVQQVIDPFQGQTVSPDQTIAYIQVNYDASPLDLTDETRAALEDAAESAREAGLVAEIGGDALFTMPETGITEVIGVIVAAVVLLITFGSLVAAGLPLITALIGVGISVGIITVLTGVLELDSTTPILATMIGLAVGIDYALFIVSRYRAELAEGHEPLDAVGRATGTAGSAVVFAGLTVIIALACLFVVNIPILTKMGLAAAGAVVFAVLVALTLIPALIGFAGKRLLPRKQRNGDAQDAEQKPRAGTRWARFVLRHRLPVLVVSIAALGVIAIPATDLQLGLPDDGAKSTDSTQRRAYDLIAQGFGPGTNGPLIVLVDAQNSDDPQAAADATARALQGLDNVAIAMPATFNPAGDTAMLTVIPASAPSSAETETLVHDIRAEAGDIADATGANVLVTGQTAMGIDVSQKLDDALMPYLLLVVGLAFVLLMVVFRSILVPLKAALGFLLSVIGALGAVVAVFQWGWLADLFGVEQTGPVMSLMPIILVGLVFGLAMDYEVFLVTRMREAYVHGESAHEAIVTGFKHGARVVTAAALIMISVFAGFIGSDESMIKMIGFGLAIAVLFDAFVVRMTIVPAVLALLGKAAWWFPRPLDKFLPNVDVEGERLRHKLDDTEPAKKPEAAAHGS comes from the coding sequence ATGGCCACGTGGCTATACCGGCTCGGCCGTTTCGCCTTCCGGCGGCGCGGACTGGTAGCTCTACTGTGGATCGTAGTGCTGGCCGCGGTGGGTGGCGCCACACTGAGCACCTCCTCCACCGCCTCCACCTCGATCTCCATCCCCGGGACTGAGGCCCAGCAGGCGGCCGAACTGATGGAGGAACGCTTCCCCGGCAGCAAGACCGACGGAGCCACCGCGCGGGTGGTCCTCCAAGCACCGGACGGCGAGCAGATCACCGCTCCGGAATACCAGGCGGCCATCGGCGACGTCGCCGCGGAACTCGCCCAGGGCAAGCAGGTCCAACAGGTCATCGACCCGTTCCAGGGGCAGACCGTCAGCCCGGACCAGACCATCGCCTACATCCAGGTCAACTACGACGCGAGTCCCCTCGACCTGACCGACGAGACACGTGCCGCTCTCGAGGACGCCGCCGAGTCGGCCCGAGAGGCCGGCCTGGTCGCGGAGATCGGCGGTGACGCGCTGTTCACGATGCCGGAGACCGGTATCACCGAGGTGATCGGTGTCATCGTCGCCGCGGTGGTGCTGCTGATCACCTTCGGTTCGCTCGTCGCGGCCGGTCTGCCGCTGATCACCGCGTTGATCGGCGTCGGCATCAGCGTCGGCATCATCACCGTCCTCACCGGTGTTCTGGAGCTCGACAGCACCACTCCGATCCTGGCCACGATGATCGGCCTGGCGGTCGGGATCGACTACGCGTTGTTCATCGTGTCCCGGTACCGCGCCGAACTCGCCGAAGGACACGAGCCACTCGACGCCGTCGGCCGGGCGACGGGAACCGCCGGATCCGCCGTGGTCTTCGCCGGTCTCACCGTCATCATCGCCTTGGCCTGCCTGTTCGTGGTCAACATCCCGATCCTGACGAAGATGGGTCTGGCCGCCGCGGGTGCCGTGGTCTTCGCCGTCCTCGTCGCACTGACCCTGATCCCCGCACTGATCGGCTTCGCCGGGAAGCGACTGCTGCCGCGCAAGCAGCGTAACGGCGACGCTCAGGACGCCGAGCAGAAACCGCGTGCGGGCACCCGATGGGCTCGGTTCGTGCTCCGACACCGACTCCCGGTGCTGGTGGTCAGCATCGCAGCCCTCGGTGTGATCGCCATACCCGCGACGGACCTGCAGTTGGGCCTGCCCGACGACGGCGCCAAATCCACCGACAGCACCCAACGTCGCGCCTACGACCTGATCGCCCAGGGCTTCGGCCCCGGCACCAACGGCCCGCTGATCGTGCTCGTCGACGCGCAGAACAGCGATGACCCCCAGGCCGCGGCCGACGCGACCGCACGTGCACTCCAGGGGTTGGACAACGTCGCCATCGCCATGCCTGCCACTTTCAACCCGGCGGGCGACACGGCGATGCTGACCGTCATCCCGGCTTCCGCCCCCAGCAGCGCCGAGACCGAGACGCTCGTACACGACATCCGGGCCGAAGCCGGCGACATCGCCGACGCCACCGGGGCGAACGTCCTCGTCACCGGTCAGACCGCGATGGGCATCGACGTCTCCCAGAAGCTGGACGACGCCCTGATGCCCTATCTGCTGCTGGTCGTCGGCCTGGCCTTCGTCCTGCTGATGGTGGTCTTCCGCTCGATCCTCGTCCCGCTCAAGGCCGCGCTCGGCTTCCTGTTGTCGGTCATCGGCGCGCTCGGCGCCGTGGTGGCGGTCTTCCAGTGGGGCTGGCTGGCCGACCTCTTCGGTGTGGAACAGACCGGTCCGGTCATGAGCCTCATGCCGATCATCCTGGTCGGTCTGGTGTTCGGCCTGGCCATGGACTACGAGGTCTTCCTCGTCACCCGGATGCGGGAGGCCTACGTCCACGGCGAGAGCGCTCACGAGGCGATCGTCACGGGCTTCAAGCACGGGGCCCGGGTGGTCACCGCCGCCGCACTGATCATGATCAGTGTCTTCGCGGGCTTCATCGGCTCGGACGAGTCGATGATCAAGATGATCGGTTTCGGACTGGCGATCGCCGTTCTGTTCGACGCGTTCGTGGTGCGGATGACGATCGTCCCCGCCGTGCTCGCCCTGCTCGGCAAGGCGGCCTGGTGGTTCCCCCGCCCGTTGGACAAGTTCCTGCCGAACGTCGATGTCGAGGGCGAGCGGCTTCGCCACAAGCTCGACGACACCGAGCCGGCGAAGAAGCCAGAAGCTGCCGCTCACGGCTCCTGA
- a CDS encoding class I SAM-dependent RNA methyltransferase, giving the protein MSQDWTGRTVEATVGPVAHGGHCVARVDGRVVFVRHALPGERVLARVTEDNGKSFCRADAVQVLAPSPDRVEPPCPVAGPGLCGGCDWQHASGPAQRELKARVVEEQLRRLAGLDVPVTVEPLSGGLLRWRTRVRFVADGDGNAGLRAHRSHRVVPLQDCPITVRPAVDAVLPHSWSEGDEIEATEDADGEVHVRRLPSRTRRQRPEQLRGGIAVQRAAGRDWKLDAHGFWQVHPQAADAFAQVVREWADASPGARAWDLYAGVGLFASVLAEQVGPKGRVLAVESGRRAVADGRANLAGMRQVRWRCGQVEHVLRQRTDTPQVVVLDPPRKGAGRVVVEAVATAGPDRVVYVACDPAALARDVAIFGEHGYRLDKLRAFDAFPMTHHVECVALLRRA; this is encoded by the coding sequence GTGAGTCAGGACTGGACGGGACGCACGGTGGAGGCCACCGTCGGTCCCGTCGCCCACGGTGGACACTGCGTGGCGCGAGTGGACGGACGCGTCGTGTTCGTCCGCCACGCCCTCCCGGGGGAGCGGGTGCTCGCCCGGGTGACCGAGGACAACGGCAAGTCGTTCTGCCGCGCGGATGCCGTGCAGGTGCTCGCGCCCTCGCCCGACCGGGTGGAGCCGCCGTGCCCGGTGGCCGGTCCGGGCCTGTGCGGTGGCTGTGACTGGCAGCACGCGAGTGGGCCGGCGCAGCGTGAGTTGAAAGCTCGCGTCGTCGAGGAACAGCTGCGCAGGCTGGCCGGTCTCGACGTCCCGGTCACGGTGGAACCGCTGTCCGGCGGACTGCTGCGGTGGCGTACCAGGGTGCGGTTCGTGGCGGACGGCGACGGGAACGCGGGATTGCGGGCGCATCGCAGTCATCGAGTGGTGCCGTTGCAGGATTGCCCCATCACGGTGCGACCAGCGGTGGACGCGGTACTGCCGCATTCGTGGTCGGAAGGTGACGAGATCGAGGCCACCGAGGACGCCGACGGCGAGGTCCACGTCCGGCGGCTGCCCTCCAGGACACGTCGACAGCGTCCCGAACAACTGCGGGGTGGCATCGCCGTGCAACGCGCCGCGGGACGTGACTGGAAGCTCGACGCCCACGGTTTCTGGCAGGTACACCCCCAGGCGGCGGACGCGTTCGCGCAGGTCGTGCGAGAGTGGGCCGACGCCTCACCCGGTGCGCGGGCCTGGGATCTCTATGCCGGGGTGGGGCTGTTCGCATCCGTACTCGCCGAGCAGGTGGGGCCGAAGGGGCGGGTGCTCGCCGTGGAGTCGGGACGTCGGGCGGTGGCCGACGGCAGGGCGAATCTCGCCGGGATGCGGCAGGTGCGTTGGCGGTGCGGTCAGGTGGAACACGTGCTGCGGCAACGTACCGATACGCCACAGGTGGTGGTGCTCGATCCGCCGCGTAAGGGAGCCGGTCGGGTCGTGGTGGAGGCCGTGGCGACAGCCGGTCCGGACCGCGTGGTCTACGTGGCCTGTGATCCGGCCGCCCTCGCCCGTGACGTGGCGATCTTCGGCGAGCACGGTTATCGACTGGACAAACTGCGAGCCTTCGACGCGTTCCCCATGACCCACCACGTGGAGTGCGTGGCCCTGCTGCGACGGGCGTAG
- a CDS encoding DUF3159 domain-containing protein encodes MTEHSEQAHNPGNTDRDTVDDDRREDTPGKPDPQEATLLEQMGGVSGLFYSSIPVVVFVAVNAMFGLMPAIWSALGSAVVITVVRVVRKEPVQPAVSGFFGVAIAAFIAYNTGSAKGFFLFGIWTSLVYFAVLAGSVVVRWPLAGVVWSFLNGSGMAWRKDKPSRRGYDIATLALAAVFASRFVVQRWLYDEDLTGWLAFAKIVMGYPLYGLALLVVVWAVRRSDRRLQQLAEHTEQRVETDEEIEARLRAKYAQPPSAPGTGDSGTVHG; translated from the coding sequence GTGACTGAGCACTCCGAACAAGCCCACAACCCCGGTAACACTGATCGTGACACCGTGGACGACGATCGTCGCGAGGACACCCCTGGAAAGCCGGATCCACAAGAGGCCACGCTGCTGGAGCAGATGGGCGGGGTGTCGGGGCTGTTCTACTCGTCGATCCCGGTGGTCGTCTTCGTCGCGGTCAACGCGATGTTCGGGCTGATGCCGGCCATCTGGAGCGCACTCGGGAGCGCGGTGGTGATCACGGTCGTCCGGGTGGTGCGGAAGGAACCGGTGCAGCCCGCCGTCTCCGGGTTCTTCGGCGTCGCCATCGCGGCCTTCATCGCCTACAACACCGGTTCCGCCAAAGGGTTCTTCCTGTTCGGTATCTGGACGAGCCTGGTCTACTTCGCGGTGTTGGCGGGATCCGTGGTGGTGCGTTGGCCGCTGGCCGGGGTGGTGTGGAGCTTTCTCAACGGAAGCGGCATGGCGTGGCGCAAGGACAAACCCTCCCGTCGGGGCTACGACATCGCCACACTCGCGTTGGCGGCGGTGTTCGCGTCGCGGTTCGTGGTGCAGCGGTGGCTTTACGACGAGGACCTCACCGGGTGGTTGGCCTTCGCCAAGATCGTGATGGGGTATCCGCTCTACGGGCTCGCGTTGTTGGTCGTGGTGTGGGCCGTGCGACGGTCGGACCGCAGGCTCCAACAACTGGCCGAACACACTGAGCAGCGGGTCGAGACCGACGAGGAGATCGAGGCTCGGTTGCGAGCCAAGTACGCTCAACCGCCCTCCGCGCCGGGTACGGGCGACTCAGGGACGGTCCACGGGTGA